The genomic segment TTTTTGAGAATCATCGGATTCGCCAAAATGCTCCAGCCGTTAAAATTGCCGGCGACGGCAACACTCTTGCCATCGAACATCGCGTAAGAAAACCGCACCCCTTCCCGCGTCATCTGCGGTTGCGCAATACTAACGGTTGCAATGAAAGTCATGCTAACTGCTGTCAGCATTAGAACTGCGAACAATCTACGCAAGGCGACCTCCTTCCGGTTCGGAAAAGTAATGCGCTGATTCGACTGCAAAGCTGAATTGTCGCCGTTCTCCGACCGTCACGGGTACGCTGCTCGCACCGCGGGCGACAAAGCTCTCGTTGCCGGTCGTTGCATGGAGCAACGATTCGTTTCCTAACGGCTCAACCAATGTAATCGTTGCCGGAAAGACGATCTGTGATGCAGTAGATGCCAGCGAATCGTCGTATAGCGAGATTACTTCCGGACGAATGCCAATCGTGAGTTTTCCATGATAGGTAATTGGCGCTGCAAAACTGGCAAACGATGTTTCGATTTTGCCGTTAGCGATTGAGCCGGAGAAGAAATTCATCGCGGGAGAACCGATAAAACCGGCAACAAAGCGGTTTGCCGGCTTTCGGTAGAGTTCGAGCGGCGCCCCGACTTGTTGTAACTTTCCATCGTTCAACACCGCCACGCGAGTTCCCAAAGTCATCGCTTCCACTTGATCGTGGGTAACGTAAACAATCGTCGTCTTCAAGCGGCGATGCAGTTGCGCCAATTCCGCCCGCATTTGTACCCGCAATTTCGCATCGAGATTCGACAACGGTTCATCGAACAAAAATACTTGCGGTTGCCGGACAATCGCTCTTCCAACGGCAACGCGCTGCCGTTGGCCGCCGGACAATTCGCGTGGTTTCCGGTCGAGCATCTCTTGCAACCCGAGAATATTTGCCGCTTCATTTACTCGCTGTTCGATCTCGGTTACATCGATTTTTCTGAGCTTTAATCCGAATGCGAGATTTTCGCGAACGGTCAGGTGAGGATACAGCGCATAATTTTGGAACACCATGGCGATATCGCGATCCTTCGGCGGGACATCGTTCACGACGCGGTCGCCAATGGAAATCGTTCCGGCGGAAATCGATTCCAATCCGGCAATCATCCGCAAAGTCGTCGATTTTCCACATCCCGATGGTCCTACCAGCACGAGAAATTCGCCATCGTCGATAGTCAACGAAATCTCTTTTACTGGAGTTGCGCCATTCGGATACGTCTTGGTGACGTTGCTAATTACAACTTGTGACATATTCGTTCCATGAGTACGGGCGAACCTTGTGTTCGCCCAATCACTTTTCAATTTTAAGCCATTTAGCTTGAGGATTGTTGAAAATGTACATGATTATGTGCTGATAATCTTTGTCATTTCTTATGATATGATCGTAATAACCT from the bacterium genome contains:
- the ugpC gene encoding sn-glycerol-3-phosphate ABC transporter ATP-binding protein UgpC, encoding MSQVVISNVTKTYPNGATPVKEISLTIDDGEFLVLVGPSGCGKSTTLRMIAGLESISAGTISIGDRVVNDVPPKDRDIAMVFQNYALYPHLTVRENLAFGLKLRKIDVTEIEQRVNEAANILGLQEMLDRKPRELSGGQRQRVAVGRAIVRQPQVFLFDEPLSNLDAKLRVQMRAELAQLHRRLKTTIVYVTHDQVEAMTLGTRVAVLNDGKLQQVGAPLELYRKPANRFVAGFIGSPAMNFFSGSIANGKIETSFASFAAPITYHGKLTIGIRPEVISLYDDSLASTASQIVFPATITLVEPLGNESLLHATTGNESFVARGASSVPVTVGERRQFSFAVESAHYFSEPEGGRLA